The Streptomyces sp. NBC_01197 genome window below encodes:
- a CDS encoding MBL fold metallo-hydrolase, with protein sequence MDATWEDSGWEHLAAGVGRCRLPRWDATAGLVAGRYGALLFDTGATLREGREIRMRAEAALGRRVTHIALSHPHFDHVLGTAVFAGVQVYGAVGAEALLTRGSRGADALRQDAVRHGVPAAEAADAVAHLVAPHHPVSGELTLDLGGRRVTLVNCGPGHTGHDLALLVPGGQDAGTWSGAGGAGDRDVVFCGDLVEEPGEPQAGQDAMPARWPEALDRLLALGGEDALYVPGHGAVVDASFVRAQRAVLAARAGVS encoded by the coding sequence ATGGACGCCACTTGGGAAGACTCCGGCTGGGAACACCTGGCGGCGGGGGTGGGCCGGTGCCGTCTTCCCCGCTGGGACGCGACGGCCGGGCTCGTGGCGGGCCGGTACGGTGCGCTGCTCTTCGACACGGGGGCGACGCTGCGCGAGGGCCGGGAGATCCGGATGCGCGCGGAGGCGGCGCTGGGCCGCCGGGTGACGCACATCGCGCTGAGCCACCCGCACTTCGACCATGTGCTGGGCACCGCCGTGTTCGCGGGTGTCCAGGTCTACGGAGCGGTGGGCGCGGAGGCGCTGCTCACCCGGGGCTCGCGCGGGGCCGACGCGCTGCGCCAGGACGCGGTGCGCCACGGCGTCCCGGCGGCGGAGGCCGCCGACGCGGTGGCCCATCTGGTCGCTCCGCACCATCCGGTCTCCGGTGAGCTGACCCTGGACCTGGGCGGCCGCCGGGTCACCCTGGTGAACTGCGGCCCCGGGCACACCGGCCACGATCTGGCGCTGCTCGTCCCGGGCGGGCAGGACGCCGGCACCTGGAGCGGCGCGGGAGGCGCGGGCGACCGCGATGTCGTCTTCTGCGGCGACCTCGTCGAGGAGCCGGGCGAGCCGCAGGCGGGCCAGGACGCGATGCCCGCCCGCTGGCCCGAGGCGCTGGACCGGCTGCTGGCACTGGGTGGTGAGGACGCGCTGTACGTACCGGGGCACGGGGCCGTGGTCGACGCCTCGTTCGTCCGCGCTCAGCGTGCTGTGCTGGCAGCGCGCGCCGGGGTGTCGTAG